The Streptomyces cynarae genome contains a region encoding:
- a CDS encoding SpoIIE family protein phosphatase, translated as MAAPEIDYTAVFTALPSPCLVLGTDLVIADANPAFCEVTGRSRVELLGQYLFDTFPDNPADPEADGVATLKASLHRVLSSGQTDHMALQKYDIPVADNPEVFKERWWTAINVPVLGPDGKVAWIIHRSEDMTDVVRARRTAHLPSVSPGREAAMEAELYARARQLQRLNEELRQAHARERRIAVALQEAMLHSPDLARHPDVAVRYLPAAGSLNVCGDWYDAVDLPGDRFTVAVGDVVGHGLMAATVMGMLRSALSAAIRTVHGPAQALEVLGLYARSIDGAMAATAVQVVVDRHSHLLIYSSAGHPPPVLLHPDGTFELLDQATDPPLGARPEHVPRPQATTTYAPGDTLILYTDGLIERRGEDIDAGLTRLTSTLATCTDFGAEHLADALLARLDLTGGAKDDIAMVVVRLNGITRPS; from the coding sequence GTGGCGGCACCGGAGATCGACTACACGGCGGTGTTCACCGCCCTCCCGAGCCCGTGCCTGGTGCTCGGCACGGACCTGGTGATCGCCGACGCCAACCCGGCCTTCTGCGAGGTGACCGGACGGAGCCGGGTGGAGCTGCTCGGGCAGTACCTCTTCGACACCTTCCCGGACAACCCGGCCGACCCGGAAGCCGACGGGGTGGCGACGCTGAAAGCCTCACTGCACCGTGTCCTGTCCTCGGGCCAGACCGATCACATGGCGTTGCAGAAGTACGACATCCCGGTCGCCGACAACCCCGAGGTGTTCAAGGAGCGATGGTGGACCGCGATCAACGTGCCCGTCCTCGGCCCGGACGGAAAGGTCGCCTGGATCATCCACCGGTCCGAGGACATGACCGATGTCGTCCGCGCCCGCCGCACGGCGCACCTGCCGTCGGTCAGCCCCGGCCGGGAAGCGGCCATGGAAGCCGAGCTGTACGCCCGGGCGCGGCAACTGCAGCGGCTCAACGAGGAACTGCGGCAGGCCCACGCCCGTGAACGGCGCATCGCCGTCGCCCTGCAAGAAGCCATGCTCCACTCCCCGGATCTGGCCCGGCACCCGGACGTCGCCGTGCGGTACCTGCCGGCGGCCGGGTCACTGAATGTGTGCGGCGACTGGTACGACGCGGTCGACCTGCCCGGGGACCGCTTCACTGTGGCGGTCGGTGATGTGGTCGGCCATGGGCTGATGGCCGCCACCGTCATGGGAATGCTCCGCAGCGCGCTGAGTGCCGCCATCCGCACCGTCCACGGTCCTGCACAGGCCCTGGAGGTCCTGGGGCTGTACGCGCGCTCTATCGACGGAGCAATGGCCGCCACCGCCGTCCAGGTCGTCGTCGACCGCCACAGCCATCTGCTCATCTACAGCAGCGCCGGCCACCCTCCGCCCGTCCTGCTGCACCCGGACGGCACCTTCGAGCTGCTCGACCAGGCGACCGACCCACCGCTGGGTGCCCGCCCCGAACACGTCCCCCGCCCCCAGGCCACCACGACCTACGCTCCCGGCGACACCCTCATCCTCTACACCGACGGCCTGATCGAACGCCGCGGTGAGGACATCGACGCAGGCCTGACCCGCCTGACCTCCACGCTCGCCACCTGCACCGATTTCGGCGCGGAGCACCTCGCCGACGCCCTCCTCGCCCGCCTCGACCTCACCGGCGGCGCCAAGGACGACATCGCCATGGTCGTCGTCCGCCTGAACGGAATAACCCGACCGTCCTGA
- a CDS encoding carbonic anhydrase yields the protein MTEIQAVTPHEAFELLLAGNQRFVAGAPEHPNQDATRRTEVAPSQRPFAVLFGCSDSRLAAEIIFDRGLGDLFVVRTAGHVMGPEVIGSIEYGVDVLDCPLVVVLGHDSCGAVGAACAALEDGMAPAGYIRDVVERVTPSVLAARAAGRMRADEILAEHIRHTVDLLLDRSRLLAERVGAGEAAVVGLCYSLADGTARLVAARGLDTPVASAP from the coding sequence ATGACCGAGATCCAGGCCGTAACGCCCCATGAAGCCTTCGAGCTGCTGCTGGCCGGTAACCAGCGGTTCGTCGCGGGTGCCCCGGAGCACCCGAACCAGGACGCCACCCGCCGCACTGAGGTGGCTCCGTCCCAGCGGCCGTTCGCCGTGCTGTTCGGGTGCTCCGACTCCCGCCTGGCCGCAGAGATCATCTTCGATCGCGGTCTGGGCGATCTCTTCGTGGTGCGCACCGCCGGCCACGTCATGGGCCCGGAAGTGATCGGCAGCATCGAGTACGGCGTCGACGTGCTGGACTGCCCGTTGGTCGTGGTCCTCGGTCACGACTCGTGCGGCGCGGTCGGCGCGGCGTGCGCCGCGCTGGAGGACGGCATGGCGCCGGCCGGTTACATTCGGGACGTCGTTGAGCGAGTCACTCCCAGCGTGCTGGCAGCCAGGGCCGCCGGACGCATGAGGGCCGACGAGATCCTCGCCGAGCACATAAGGCACACCGTCGACCTGCTGCTGGACCGCTCCCGCCTCTTGGCCGAGCGGGTCGGCGCCGGTGAGGCCGCCGTCGTGGGCCTGTGCTACAGCCTGGCCGACGGCACCGCACGCCTCGTCGCGGCCCGCGGCCTGGACACGCCCGTCGCCTCGGCGCCGTAA
- a CDS encoding GlxA family transcriptional regulator, with protein MPSGRKPLLVSVLVFPGVRLLDVTGPIEVFTTANEFGGRYRVRTVSPDGADVVTASGTGLRVDLAAAQVQEAGGVVVIPGGPEWPSLIKDDALLDAIRALDARSCRTASICTGAFLLAAAGLLDGRKATTHWRFADQLALRYPQVTVEADALFVRDGHIMTSAGVSSGIDLSLALVEEHLGADVARAVAKDMVVFMQRPGGQSQFSVRTHTPRARQEMLRRVLDTVAEDPAAPHTLAAMARRAGVSTRHMTRLFHDEMTTTPARYVEQVRMEAAQAMLEDSDDPMATVARRTGFGSPESLRRAFARNLGITPGAYRARFRTTHTTSDGKRA; from the coding sequence ATGCCGTCAGGCAGGAAGCCGCTGCTGGTGAGCGTGCTGGTCTTCCCCGGCGTACGGCTGCTCGACGTCACCGGCCCGATCGAGGTGTTCACGACGGCCAACGAATTCGGTGGCCGTTACCGCGTGCGCACGGTATCCCCGGACGGCGCCGACGTGGTCACCGCATCCGGCACCGGACTGCGCGTCGACCTGGCTGCCGCGCAGGTGCAGGAGGCCGGCGGTGTGGTCGTCATCCCCGGCGGCCCGGAGTGGCCCTCCCTCATCAAGGACGACGCCCTGCTGGACGCCATAAGGGCGCTCGACGCGCGCAGCTGCCGCACCGCGTCCATCTGCACCGGAGCCTTCCTCCTCGCCGCGGCCGGACTGCTCGACGGACGCAAGGCGACCACGCACTGGCGTTTCGCCGACCAGCTCGCTCTTCGCTACCCGCAGGTGACCGTAGAGGCGGACGCCCTGTTCGTGCGCGACGGCCACATCATGACGTCCGCGGGCGTCAGCTCGGGCATCGACCTCTCGCTCGCCCTGGTCGAGGAGCACCTCGGCGCCGATGTCGCCCGCGCTGTGGCCAAGGACATGGTCGTGTTCATGCAGCGGCCGGGAGGCCAGTCGCAGTTCAGTGTCCGTACCCACACCCCGCGCGCGAGACAGGAGATGCTGCGCCGGGTCCTGGACACGGTCGCCGAGGACCCGGCTGCCCCACACACCCTTGCCGCCATGGCGCGCCGGGCGGGTGTGAGCACCCGCCACATGACACGCCTGTTCCACGACGAGATGACCACGACCCCGGCCCGCTACGTCGAGCAGGTCCGCATGGAAGCCGCCCAGGCGATGCTGGAAGACAGCGACGACCCCATGGCCACGGTGGCCCGGCGCACCGGCTTCGGGTCACCTGAGTCCCTGCGCCGGGCCTTCGCGCGCAATCTCGGCATCACGCCGGGGGCCTACCGGGCACGCTTCCGCACCACACACACCACAAGTGACGGCAAGCGCGCCTGA
- a CDS encoding TDT family transporter translates to MHLGDQPDEANGRERGRLGPGWFAAVMGSGIVAVAAATLPRGFPGLSEAATVVWAGTAVLLIVLAGSYIGQRTLRAHAGDPVLAQFFGAPPVALLTVGAGTLLLGRRLIGERAAVDVDWVLWSAGTVLGLATACTVPYVMVTRHRFTPDAAFGGWLLPVVPPMVSAATGALLVPRAPAGQVRLALLLGCYSMLGLGLVAVLLVLAMVYSRLVHHDAPGGAVVPTVWIGVGALDQAVTALGTLATAAPSALPDTYARGSAVAALLGGLGIWGFALLWLVLATTLTVREIRRGLPFAATWWSFIFPLGACVTGTSALAARTGSQLFVWIAVVLYALLVAAWAVVAWHSLRHAVRQRERARR, encoded by the coding sequence GTGCATCTCGGAGACCAGCCGGACGAAGCGAACGGCAGGGAACGGGGCCGACTCGGTCCCGGCTGGTTCGCGGCCGTCATGGGCAGCGGGATCGTCGCCGTCGCGGCCGCCACCCTGCCGCGCGGTTTCCCCGGGCTCAGTGAGGCCGCCACGGTGGTCTGGGCGGGGACCGCGGTGCTGCTGATCGTGCTCGCCGGCAGCTATATCGGGCAGCGGACGCTGCGGGCGCATGCCGGTGATCCGGTACTGGCCCAGTTCTTCGGGGCACCGCCGGTGGCGCTGCTCACCGTCGGGGCCGGGACGCTGCTGCTCGGCCGGCGGCTGATCGGGGAGCGTGCGGCGGTGGATGTGGACTGGGTGCTGTGGTCGGCTGGTACGGTGCTGGGTCTTGCCACCGCGTGCACGGTTCCGTATGTGATGGTCACGCGGCACCGTTTCACGCCGGACGCGGCGTTCGGCGGCTGGCTGCTGCCGGTGGTGCCGCCGATGGTCTCCGCCGCGACGGGCGCGCTGCTCGTCCCGCGCGCGCCGGCCGGGCAGGTGCGGCTGGCCCTGCTGCTGGGCTGCTACTCGATGCTCGGGCTCGGGCTGGTCGCGGTCCTGCTGGTGCTGGCCATGGTCTACAGCCGCCTGGTGCATCATGACGCGCCCGGCGGTGCGGTGGTGCCCACGGTCTGGATCGGTGTGGGGGCGCTGGATCAGGCGGTGACGGCGCTCGGGACGCTGGCCACGGCGGCTCCGAGCGCGCTGCCCGACACGTACGCGCGCGGCAGTGCGGTCGCAGCGCTCCTGGGTGGACTCGGGATCTGGGGCTTCGCCCTGCTGTGGCTCGTGTTGGCCACGACGCTGACCGTACGGGAAATCCGCAGGGGGCTGCCCTTCGCAGCCACCTGGTGGTCCTTCATCTTCCCCCTCGGTGCCTGCGTCACCGGCACCAGCGCGCTCGCCGCCCGTACCGGCTCGCAGCTGTTCGTCTGGATCGCTGTTGTCCTGTACGCCCTGCTCGTCGCCGCCTGGGCGGTGGTCGCCTGGCACTCCCTGCGCCATGCCGTCCGACAGCGTGAGCGCGCCCGCCGATGA